A window of Methanolobus sediminis contains these coding sequences:
- a CDS encoding 50S ribosomal protein L39e: MSHNTKGQKTRLAKAHRQNHRVPTWVIIKTERKVVSHPKRRHWRRSSLDVK, translated from the coding sequence GTGAGCCACAATACTAAAGGACAGAAGACAAGGTTGGCAAAAGCACACAGGCAGAACCACAGGGTTCCTACCTGGGTCATCATTAAGACCGAACGTAAGGTCGTAAGCCATCCAAAGAGAAGACACTGGAGAAGAAGCAGTCTCGATGTGAAATAA
- the rpl18a gene encoding 50S ribosomal protein L18Ae, producing MKTFQVKGTFKAGIAWEKFTKVIESQNEKNAEDKVYSLFGSKHGLKRNLIKIESITEA from the coding sequence ATGAAGACATTTCAGGTCAAAGGCACATTCAAGGCCGGAATAGCATGGGAAAAGTTCACAAAGGTCATTGAGAGCCAGAACGAGAAGAATGCAGAAGATAAAGTGTATTCTCTCTTTGGCAGTAAACATGGTCTTAAAAGGAACTTAATAAAGATCGAAAGTATAACTGAGGCATGA
- a CDS encoding translation initiation factor IF-6 yields MIRTITIQESPIIGAFATCTEDVVLVPLGTPESVREKIGRFLQANVVETLINGSTIVGSLCRGNSNAVLVPMDSNVRGKDQIDVPVVEFPSKLNAVGNVVLANDSAALVHPELSDKSLETIEKALKVEVKRGTIGGAKTVGMAGVATNKGLLVNPRATSTELEVLEELFGLPVDIGTSNYGTQMVGSGLIANSKGYVAGSQTTGHELGRIEDALGLLE; encoded by the coding sequence ATGATACGAACTATAACTATACAGGAAAGCCCCATAATAGGGGCTTTTGCAACATGCACCGAAGATGTAGTGCTTGTACCTCTGGGTACTCCTGAGTCTGTCCGTGAAAAGATAGGCCGGTTCTTGCAGGCAAATGTAGTGGAAACCCTTATCAATGGAAGTACTATTGTGGGTTCACTTTGTCGGGGAAATTCCAACGCAGTGCTTGTTCCAATGGATTCCAATGTAAGAGGCAAAGACCAGATTGATGTTCCGGTAGTTGAATTTCCCAGTAAGCTGAATGCTGTGGGTAATGTTGTGCTTGCAAATGATTCTGCAGCACTTGTTCATCCGGAACTTAGTGATAAGTCGTTGGAAACTATTGAGAAAGCTCTCAAGGTAGAAGTTAAAAGAGGCACTATAGGTGGTGCTAAAACCGTAGGGATGGCCGGAGTTGCAACCAATAAAGGTTTGCTTGTAAATCCTCGGGCAACAAGTACTGAACTTGAAGTGCTTGAGGAATTATTTGGTCTTCCTGTGGATATTGGAACATCAAACTATGGAACTCAAATGGTAGGTTCCGGCTTGATAGCCAATTCCAAAGGTTATGTTGCAGGTTCGCAGACCACAGGTCATGAACTGGGAAGAATAGAAGATGCCCTGGGCTTATTAGAATAA
- a CDS encoding 50S ribosomal protein L31e, with translation MAEDIVKEQIYTIPLREIKSIPRWKRAKKTMVVIREYLTKHMKVEPDMVKLDKTINEKVWERGCEKPPLSIRVRAAKFEDGEVQAELA, from the coding sequence ATGGCAGAAGATATAGTAAAAGAGCAGATCTATACGATTCCTCTCCGTGAAATTAAGTCAATTCCACGCTGGAAAAGGGCCAAGAAGACTATGGTAGTTATCAGGGAATACCTTACAAAGCACATGAAGGTAGAACCTGATATGGTCAAGTTAGACAAGACCATCAATGAGAAAGTATGGGAACGCGGCTGTGAGAAGCCACCACTTTCCATCCGTGTAAGAGCTGCAAAGTTCGAGGATGGCGAAGTTCAGGCGGAACTCGCATAA